The following are encoded in a window of Saccharothrix longispora genomic DNA:
- a CDS encoding nuclear transport factor 2 family protein has translation MTELRDVVARLERVEAELALHRLADNYCVAADHRDPDLWREVWTPDAVWDTGPDHVFTGIDAICAAVREQWRAFPVMRHGTVGHVVDLTGLAEGVATGRSDVIFHVNFDDGTWSTGVGTYLDEYRHHDGRWRIARRTVSGARELGPLHDRERTAES, from the coding sequence ATGACCGAACTGCGCGACGTCGTCGCCCGCCTGGAGCGGGTCGAGGCCGAGCTGGCCCTGCACCGGCTGGCCGACAACTACTGCGTGGCCGCCGACCACCGCGACCCGGACCTCTGGCGGGAGGTCTGGACGCCCGACGCGGTGTGGGACACCGGCCCGGACCACGTGTTCACCGGCATCGACGCCATCTGCGCCGCCGTCCGCGAGCAGTGGCGGGCGTTCCCCGTCATGCGGCACGGGACGGTCGGCCACGTCGTGGACCTCACCGGCCTGGCCGAGGGCGTCGCGACCGGCCGCAGCGACGTCATCTTCCACGTGAACTTCGACGACGGGACCTGGTCGACCGGCGTGGGCACCTACCTCGACGAGTACCGCCACCACGACGGCCGGTGGAGGATCGCCCGGCGCACCGTGTCGGGGGCGCGCGAACTCGGCCCGCTGCACGACCGGGAGCGCACCGCCGAGTCCTGA
- a CDS encoding AraC family transcriptional regulator translates to MDALTGLLDGPRARGAFLLRTVLEPPWSLRVQDRAPLSVVAVVRGDGWLMPDGAPPVRLRTGDVAVLRGPEAYGLADDPATPVQAVVHPGETSTTPDGVELCDQWCRGVRTWGSGPDGPVVLLSGTYQVDGEVSRRLLSALPQWLVVPRSDLPVVPLLAEEVTRDLPGQEAVLDRLLDLLLISVLRAWFCRPEANPPAWYSAHADPVVGRALHLLHADPAHPWTVGSLADAVGASRASLARRFTELVGEPPMAYLTDWRLSLAADLLREPSATVASVARQVGYSTAFALSTAFKRERGVSPSEHRAR, encoded by the coding sequence GTGGACGCACTCACCGGTTTGCTGGACGGTCCGCGGGCGCGCGGCGCGTTCCTGCTGCGCACCGTCCTGGAGCCGCCGTGGTCGCTGCGCGTCCAGGACCGCGCACCGCTGTCGGTGGTGGCCGTGGTGCGCGGGGACGGCTGGCTGATGCCCGACGGCGCGCCGCCCGTGCGGCTGCGCACCGGGGACGTCGCCGTGCTGCGCGGCCCCGAGGCGTACGGGCTGGCCGACGACCCCGCCACCCCCGTGCAGGCGGTCGTGCACCCCGGCGAGACCAGCACCACGCCCGACGGCGTCGAGCTGTGCGACCAGTGGTGTCGGGGCGTGCGCACGTGGGGGTCGGGCCCGGACGGGCCGGTCGTGCTGCTCAGCGGCACCTACCAGGTCGACGGCGAGGTGAGCCGGCGGCTGCTGTCGGCGCTGCCCCAGTGGCTGGTGGTGCCGCGCTCCGACCTGCCCGTCGTGCCGCTGCTGGCCGAGGAGGTCACCCGCGACCTGCCCGGTCAGGAGGCCGTCCTGGACCGCCTGCTGGACCTGCTGCTCATCTCCGTGCTGCGGGCCTGGTTCTGCCGCCCCGAGGCCAACCCGCCCGCCTGGTACTCGGCGCACGCCGACCCCGTCGTGGGGCGGGCGCTGCACCTGCTGCACGCCGACCCCGCGCACCCGTGGACGGTCGGTTCGCTGGCCGACGCGGTCGGCGCGTCCCGGGCCTCCCTGGCGCGGCGGTTCACCGAACTGGTCGGCGAGCCGCCGATGGCCTACCTGACCGACTGGCGCCTGTCGCTGGCCGCCGACCTGCTGCGCGAGCCGTCCGCGACCGTGGCGTCCGTCGCCCGGCAGGTCGGCTACAGCACGGCGTTCGCGCTGTCGACGGCGTTCAAGCGGGAACGCGGCGTCAGCCCCTCCGAGCACCGGGCCCGGTAG
- a CDS encoding antibiotic biosynthesis monooxygenase family protein, whose amino-acid sequence MLLVCRFTVPEASVADFTGRVDRALSLLTAQPGCRRAQLSRSTDEADRFVLTVEFDSVVAYRRAMSPFEVREHVVPLLSEANADEPAAYEPLLVASGGEVRREVSLVAQDASTVRLGEAGGPATPR is encoded by the coding sequence GTGCTGCTCGTGTGCCGCTTCACCGTCCCCGAAGCCTCCGTCGCGGACTTCACCGGGCGGGTCGACCGCGCGCTGTCGCTGCTCACCGCCCAGCCCGGCTGCCGGCGTGCGCAGCTGTCCCGGTCCACCGACGAGGCCGACCGCTTCGTGCTGACCGTCGAGTTCGACTCGGTGGTCGCCTACCGGCGGGCGATGTCGCCGTTCGAGGTGCGGGAGCACGTCGTGCCGCTGCTGTCGGAGGCCAACGCCGACGAACCGGCCGCCTACGAGCCGCTGCTGGTCGCCTCGGGCGGCGAGGTGCGGCGCGAGGTGAGCCTGGTCGCGCAGGACGCGTCCACCGTGCGGCTGGGTGAGGCGGGCGGCCCGGCGACCCCGCGCTAG
- a CDS encoding HD domain-containing protein, giving the protein MPAHPDHTAWPGQEGLERMTALPHVATLGTEDHASGEELLARLAPGRVFMMGDNPALPPMPARPTLADFFRLRLDPFTARHMLHSARRARDLGLDEPVVLACLLHDIAVGGLLRSHHGHWGAQLVAPYVSEEVAWAVRQHEVLRFFADPSVGYDYPDAYDAFFGPDYAPPAHVRDAYREVRAHRWYMSARLVTINDVYTFQDDDGVDFAEFEDVVGRHFRQPAEGLGFDGSPVAHMWRTMIWPNNFL; this is encoded by the coding sequence ATGCCCGCTCACCCCGACCACACCGCCTGGCCCGGCCAGGAGGGCCTGGAGCGGATGACCGCCCTGCCGCACGTCGCCACCCTGGGCACGGAGGACCACGCGTCGGGGGAGGAGCTGCTGGCCCGGCTCGCCCCCGGCCGGGTGTTCATGATGGGCGACAACCCGGCCCTGCCGCCGATGCCGGCGCGCCCGACCCTGGCGGACTTCTTCCGCCTGCGCCTGGACCCGTTCACCGCCCGCCACATGCTGCACAGCGCCCGCCGCGCCCGCGACCTCGGCCTGGACGAGCCGGTCGTGCTGGCCTGCCTGCTGCACGACATCGCCGTGGGCGGCCTGCTGCGCAGCCACCACGGGCACTGGGGCGCGCAGCTGGTGGCGCCGTACGTGTCCGAGGAGGTGGCCTGGGCCGTCCGCCAGCACGAGGTCCTGCGGTTCTTCGCCGACCCGTCCGTCGGCTACGACTACCCGGACGCCTACGACGCGTTCTTCGGCCCCGACTACGCCCCGCCCGCGCACGTCCGCGACGCCTACCGCGAGGTCCGCGCGCACCGCTGGTACATGAGCGCCCGCCTGGTCACGATCAACGACGTCTACACGTTCCAGGACGACGACGGCGTCGACTTCGCCGAGTTCGAGGACGTCGTCGGCCGCCACTTCAGGCAGCCCGCCGAGGGCCTGGGCTTCGACGGCTCGCCCGTGGCCCACATGTGGCGCACGATGATCTGGCCCAACAACTTCCTGTAG
- a CDS encoding anthrone oxygenase family protein → MFPTVTVIAALCCGMMAGVFFAFSAMVVPGLRRLAPEEGAAAMRSVNTALLNPAFLGLFLATAAVSALAAFEGDPWAWAGAALYLLGGLGLTAVFHVPRNGELERRPGYWAAYLRQWVPANHVRAVASLAASASFALAALHW, encoded by the coding sequence GTGTTCCCCACGGTGACGGTGATCGCGGCCCTGTGCTGCGGGATGATGGCGGGCGTCTTCTTCGCGTTCTCCGCGATGGTGGTGCCGGGGTTGCGCCGGCTCGCGCCCGAGGAGGGCGCCGCCGCGATGCGGTCGGTCAACACCGCGCTGCTCAACCCGGCGTTCCTCGGGCTGTTCCTCGCCACGGCGGCGGTGTCCGCCCTCGCCGCGTTCGAGGGCGACCCGTGGGCGTGGGCGGGCGCGGCGCTGTACCTGCTCGGCGGGCTCGGGCTCACCGCGGTGTTCCACGTCCCGCGCAACGGCGAGCTGGAGCGCCGGCCCGGGTACTGGGCGGCCTACCTGCGCCAGTGGGTGCCCGCCAACCACGTGCGCGCCGTCGCGTCGCTCGCCGCGAGCGCTTCGTTCGCGCTGGCCGCACTCCACTGGTGA
- a CDS encoding SulP family inorganic anion transporter, which translates to MSTYIAPSSAPPGRAASFWPDVGASLVVFLVALPLCVGIAVASGVPAELGVITGVVGGLVVGLLPGSTMQVSGPAAGLTVLVADAVADHGLGALGLIVLGAGLLQVAMGLLRLGRWFRAISPAVVQGMLAGIGLVLVLGQLYPFAGQAQPATTDEKFAGLAGLATSASTTAAGLSGVAVGVLTLTVAALWKRTPLRAVPGMLVAVVVASAVALLLPLPRISVGPLTEVVALVDLGLFDVGVLGAMLTFALVASAESLFSAAAVDRMHSGPRTRYDTELVAQGVGNTLCGVLGALPMTAVIVRSATNVDAGARTRLSRVLHGAWLLLFVVLLPGVLSYVPLAVLAALLVQAGWKLLDPGGVRALFRTDRAEAAVLVLTAGTIVLTDLLTGTVVGLLAAVVKTAWDVSRLTVAVTAHGEDHHHVAVRGNATFLRLPRLLETLEALPHDSRVRVDLSGVRHLDQACGQAIEQWAEQREGVELIHPAADRVN; encoded by the coding sequence GTGAGCACGTACATCGCACCTTCGTCCGCCCCACCGGGGCGGGCGGCATCGTTCTGGCCCGACGTGGGCGCGTCCCTCGTGGTGTTCCTGGTGGCGCTCCCGCTCTGCGTGGGCATCGCCGTCGCCTCGGGCGTGCCAGCGGAACTGGGCGTCATCACCGGAGTGGTCGGCGGCCTCGTCGTCGGCCTGCTGCCCGGCAGCACCATGCAGGTCAGCGGCCCCGCCGCCGGGCTCACCGTGCTGGTGGCCGACGCGGTCGCCGACCACGGACTCGGCGCGCTCGGCCTCATCGTCCTGGGCGCCGGCCTGCTCCAGGTCGCCATGGGCCTGCTGCGCCTGGGCCGCTGGTTCCGCGCCATCTCGCCCGCCGTCGTGCAGGGCATGCTGGCGGGCATCGGCCTCGTGCTGGTCCTCGGCCAGCTCTACCCGTTCGCCGGGCAGGCCCAGCCCGCGACCACCGACGAGAAGTTCGCCGGCCTGGCCGGCCTGGCCACGTCCGCGTCCACCACCGCCGCGGGGCTGAGCGGCGTGGCGGTCGGCGTGCTGACCCTGACCGTGGCGGCGCTGTGGAAGCGGACGCCGCTGCGCGCCGTGCCCGGCATGCTCGTCGCCGTCGTCGTGGCCAGCGCCGTGGCCCTGCTGCTGCCGCTGCCGCGCATCTCGGTCGGCCCGCTGACCGAGGTCGTGGCCCTGGTCGACCTCGGCCTGTTCGACGTGGGCGTGCTGGGCGCGATGCTGACGTTCGCCCTCGTGGCGTCCGCCGAGAGCCTGTTCAGCGCCGCCGCCGTCGACCGCATGCACAGCGGCCCGCGCACCCGGTACGACACCGAGCTGGTCGCGCAGGGCGTCGGCAACACCCTGTGCGGCGTCCTCGGCGCGCTGCCGATGACGGCGGTGATCGTGCGCAGCGCGACCAACGTGGACGCGGGCGCCCGCACCCGCCTGTCCCGCGTGCTGCACGGCGCGTGGCTGCTGCTGTTCGTCGTGCTGCTGCCCGGCGTGCTGTCCTACGTGCCGCTCGCCGTGCTGGCGGCGCTGCTCGTGCAGGCCGGGTGGAAGCTGCTCGACCCGGGCGGCGTGCGGGCGCTGTTCCGCACCGACCGCGCCGAGGCGGCCGTGCTCGTCCTCACCGCGGGCACGATCGTGCTGACCGACCTGCTCACCGGCACCGTCGTCGGCCTGCTCGCGGCCGTGGTGAAGACCGCGTGGGACGTCTCCCGGCTCACCGTCGCGGTCACCGCGCACGGCGAGGACCACCACCACGTGGCGGTGCGCGGCAACGCGACGTTCCTGCGCCTGCCGAGGCTGCTGGAGACCCTGGAGGCCCTCCCGCACGACAGCCGCGTGCGCGTGGACCTCAGCGGCGTCCGCCACCTCGACCAGGCGTGCGGCCAGGCCATCGAGCAGTGGGCCGAGCAGCGCGAGGGGGTGGAGCTGATCCACCCGGCGGCGGACCGCGTCAACTGA
- a CDS encoding class I SAM-dependent methyltransferase: MTWLADTRASYDTVADGYADLLRDALADAPHQRAALAAFADLVRAAGGGPVADVGCGPGRLTAHLHGLGLDAFGVDLSPAMVAVARRDHPRLRFDVGSMTDLDLPDGSVAGLLAWFSLIHVPDDEVPGVLAHFRRVLRPGGPLLLGFYVGDRTHLKTEGYGGHPMRVHVHHRPPERVEVWLRGAGFEVEVRTLLDPYREFPGAILFARRA; this comes from the coding sequence ATGACCTGGCTGGCCGACACCCGCGCCTCCTACGACACCGTCGCGGACGGCTACGCCGACCTGCTGCGCGATGCCCTCGCCGACGCGCCGCACCAGCGCGCCGCGCTGGCCGCGTTCGCCGACCTGGTGCGCGCGGCGGGTGGCGGACCGGTCGCGGACGTGGGCTGCGGACCGGGCCGGCTCACCGCCCACCTGCACGGGCTGGGTCTGGACGCCTTCGGGGTCGACCTGTCGCCCGCGATGGTCGCCGTGGCCCGGCGCGACCACCCCCGGCTGCGGTTCGACGTCGGCTCGATGACCGACCTCGACCTGCCCGACGGCTCGGTGGCGGGCCTGCTCGCCTGGTTCTCGCTCATCCACGTGCCCGACGACGAGGTCCCGGGCGTGCTGGCGCACTTCCGGCGGGTGCTGCGCCCGGGCGGTCCGCTGCTGCTCGGCTTCTACGTCGGTGACAGGACGCACCTCAAGACCGAGGGCTACGGCGGGCACCCCATGCGCGTCCACGTCCACCACCGCCCGCCCGAGCGGGTGGAGGTGTGGCTGCGCGGCGCGGGCTTCGAGGTGGAGGTGCGGACCCTGCTCGACCCGTACCGGGAGTTCCCCGGGGCGATCCTCTTCGCACGCCGCGCCTAA
- a CDS encoding Type 1 glutamine amidotransferase-like domain-containing protein — MPAEQPTIVATSGGLRAGHRTNLEFHRLVHHAVDLSGVHGRAPRLCHVGTANGDQRWFNADVSEAGRLVGWEVSHLNLFTMPPTADLAGFVREHDVVWVGGGSVANLLAVWEVHGLGPVLRDAWRDGVVLGGVSAGSICWYLGGSTDSFGPDLRVVTNGLGFLPYGNGVHYDSEPMRRPTIHAAVAAGTLPVTHCTDDGAGLVYHDTELVEAVSERPTGGAYLVRRDEASGIAQEEALDTRRL, encoded by the coding sequence ATGCCAGCAGAGCAGCCGACGATCGTCGCGACCTCCGGCGGTCTCCGCGCCGGCCACCGGACCAACCTGGAGTTCCACCGGCTCGTCCACCACGCCGTGGACCTGTCCGGCGTGCACGGGCGCGCGCCGCGGCTCTGCCACGTCGGCACGGCCAACGGCGACCAGCGGTGGTTCAACGCGGACGTCTCCGAGGCGGGCCGGCTCGTCGGGTGGGAGGTGTCGCACCTCAACCTGTTCACCATGCCGCCCACCGCGGACCTGGCCGGGTTCGTGCGCGAGCACGACGTGGTGTGGGTGGGCGGCGGCTCGGTGGCGAACCTGCTGGCCGTGTGGGAGGTGCACGGCCTCGGTCCCGTGCTGCGCGACGCGTGGCGGGACGGCGTCGTGCTCGGCGGGGTGTCGGCCGGGTCGATCTGCTGGTACCTCGGCGGGTCCACGGACTCGTTCGGGCCGGACCTGCGCGTGGTGACCAACGGGCTCGGGTTCCTGCCCTACGGCAACGGCGTGCACTACGACAGCGAGCCGATGCGCCGGCCGACGATCCACGCGGCCGTCGCGGCCGGGACGCTGCCGGTCACGCACTGCACCGACGACGGCGCCGGGCTGGTCTACCACGACACCGAACTGGTCGAGGCGGTCTCCGAACGGCCCACCGGCGGCGCCTACCTGGTGCGACGCGACGAAGCTTCAGGAATCGCACAGGAGGAAGCGCTCGACACCAGGCGGTTGTGA
- a CDS encoding helix-turn-helix domain-containing protein: protein MRQDNGGAISATVRRWQLTETLRTLRESSGLSIEQAAELLRKGTGKWSRSKLGRIETREQGVKRHDVEQLLDLYEVDDQGMRNWILGLASTVNERGYWLALRKDLPGDFHEFLSVEAALVALREFETMVVPGLLQIADYTRALIYGANPGMGYEVVDRRVIARLARQQVLARPNPLRFHVILDEAILERPVGTPLVMRNQLQRLLDTSEADHITVQVLPKSAGATPALLGPFSILTLPDPIPDFGYAEGPGGAVYIEDRADVRTCTERWGILTERSLSPSDSLDAISEAVKTYA from the coding sequence GTGCGCCAGGACAACGGCGGAGCGATCAGCGCGACAGTGCGGCGGTGGCAGCTCACCGAGACGTTGCGAACGTTGCGTGAAAGCAGCGGATTGAGCATCGAACAGGCCGCCGAACTTCTTCGGAAAGGTACGGGAAAGTGGTCGCGCTCGAAACTCGGCCGGATCGAGACACGCGAACAAGGCGTCAAGCGGCACGACGTGGAGCAATTGCTGGACCTGTACGAGGTGGACGACCAGGGTATGCGCAACTGGATACTCGGCCTGGCGTCCACCGTGAACGAACGCGGCTACTGGCTGGCGCTCCGCAAGGACCTGCCCGGCGACTTCCACGAGTTCCTGAGCGTCGAAGCTGCACTCGTGGCGTTGCGCGAGTTCGAGACGATGGTGGTGCCGGGCCTGCTCCAGATCGCCGACTACACGCGGGCGCTGATCTACGGCGCCAACCCCGGCATGGGGTACGAGGTGGTGGACCGCCGCGTGATCGCCCGGCTGGCGCGGCAACAGGTGCTCGCGCGCCCGAACCCGTTGCGATTCCACGTGATCCTCGACGAGGCGATCCTGGAACGCCCGGTCGGCACACCGCTGGTGATGCGCAACCAACTCCAACGCCTGCTCGACACGTCGGAGGCCGACCACATCACGGTCCAGGTGCTCCCCAAGTCGGCAGGTGCGACCCCTGCCTTGCTCGGACCGTTCTCGATCCTGACGCTGCCCGACCCCATCCCGGACTTCGGCTACGCCGAAGGGCCGGGCGGCGCGGTCTACATCGAAGACCGCGCGGATGTCCGGACCTGCACCGAACGCTGGGGCATCCTCACCGAACGATCGCTGTCCCCGTCCGACTCGCTGGACGCGATCAGTGAGGCGGTGAAGACTTACGCGTAA
- a CDS encoding DUF397 domain-containing protein — translation MADWRKSNYSGDGGTGGGNCVEVAPQGRRYAVRDSKNPDAGTVVATRGWLDAIKSGALDQCRTSERRPVDRPDGPAVPDITSLTQGGAEHARR, via the coding sequence ATGGCCGACTGGCGCAAGAGCAACTACTCCGGCGACGGCGGCACCGGGGGTGGCAACTGCGTCGAGGTCGCCCCACAGGGCCGGCGGTACGCGGTGCGGGACAGCAAGAACCCGGACGCGGGCACGGTCGTCGCCACCCGCGGCTGGCTCGACGCGATCAAGTCCGGCGCGCTCGACCAGTGCCGCACCTCGGAACGTCGACCCGTTGACCGGCCCGATGGGCCGGCGGTCCCGGACATCACGTCGTTGACGCAGGGCGGCGCCGAGCACGCCCGAAGGTGA
- a CDS encoding glycine--tRNA ligase, protein MAADRVETVVSLCKRRGFVYPCGEIYGGTRSAWDYGPLGVELKENVKRQWWNQVVRGREDVVGLDSSVILPREVWVASGHVEAFVDPLVECTACHRRFRQDTLVEEHAERTGEPAADLSGVPCPHCGVVGRYTDPRMFNGLLKTHLGPVETDEGLRYLRPETAQGIFTNFLNVQTTSRRKPPFGIGQIGKSFRNEITPGNFIFRTREFEQMELEFFVEPGTDEEWHRYWIDERTRWYTDLGISKENLRHHEHPREKLSHYSKRTVDIEYRFGFGGQEWGELEGVANRADYDLTTHSNHSGVDLSYFDQATNSRYRPFVIEPAAGVGRPMMAFLLDAYGEDEAPNAKGGVDKRVVLRLDRRLAPVKAAVLPLSRNADLSPKARDLADALRRNWNIEFDDAGAIGRRYRRQDEIGTPFCVTVDFDSLTDHAVTVRERDTMSQERVSMDQLEGYLAARLVGA, encoded by the coding sequence GTGGCAGCCGATCGCGTCGAGACCGTCGTCAGCCTCTGCAAGCGCCGGGGGTTCGTCTACCCGTGCGGCGAGATCTACGGGGGCACGCGGTCGGCTTGGGACTACGGCCCGCTGGGCGTGGAGCTGAAGGAGAACGTCAAGCGGCAGTGGTGGAACCAGGTCGTCCGGGGCCGCGAGGACGTCGTGGGCCTGGACTCGTCGGTGATCCTGCCGCGCGAGGTGTGGGTGGCGTCCGGTCACGTCGAGGCGTTCGTCGACCCGCTGGTCGAGTGCACCGCGTGCCACCGGCGGTTCCGGCAGGACACCCTGGTCGAGGAGCACGCCGAGCGAACCGGGGAGCCCGCGGCCGACCTGTCCGGCGTGCCGTGCCCGCACTGCGGGGTCGTGGGCCGCTACACCGACCCGAGGATGTTCAACGGGCTGCTCAAGACCCACCTCGGCCCGGTCGAGACCGACGAGGGCCTGCGGTACCTGCGCCCGGAGACCGCGCAGGGCATCTTCACGAACTTCCTCAACGTGCAGACCACGTCGCGCCGCAAGCCGCCGTTCGGCATCGGCCAGATCGGCAAGAGCTTCCGCAACGAGATCACGCCGGGCAACTTCATCTTCCGCACCCGCGAGTTCGAGCAGATGGAGCTGGAGTTCTTCGTCGAGCCGGGCACCGACGAGGAGTGGCACCGGTACTGGATCGACGAGCGCACCCGCTGGTACACCGACCTGGGCATCTCGAAGGAGAACCTGCGGCACCACGAGCACCCGCGGGAGAAGCTGTCGCACTACTCGAAGCGGACCGTGGACATCGAGTACCGATTCGGGTTCGGCGGCCAGGAGTGGGGCGAGCTGGAGGGCGTCGCCAACCGCGCCGACTACGACCTGACCACGCACTCGAACCACTCGGGCGTGGACCTGTCGTACTTCGACCAGGCGACCAACTCCCGCTACCGCCCGTTCGTCATCGAGCCGGCGGCGGGCGTGGGCCGGCCGATGATGGCGTTCCTGCTGGACGCCTACGGCGAGGACGAGGCGCCCAACGCCAAGGGCGGCGTGGACAAGCGCGTCGTGCTGCGCCTGGACCGCAGGCTCGCGCCGGTGAAGGCCGCCGTGCTGCCGCTGTCGCGCAACGCCGACCTGTCGCCCAAGGCCCGGGACCTGGCCGACGCCCTGCGCCGGAACTGGAACATCGAGTTCGACGACGCGGGCGCCATCGGCCGCCGCTACCGGCGGCAGGACGAGATCGGCACCCCGTTCTGCGTGACGGTCGACTTCGACTCGCTGACCGACCACGCGGTCACCGTGCGGGAGCGGGACACGATGTCGCAGGAACGGGTGTCGATGGACCAGTTGGAGGGCTACCTGGCGGCCCGGCTGGTCGGCGCCTGA
- a CDS encoding ArsR/SmtB family transcription factor: MTVGVRGEHVHSAERVVPEPAPPKPARTLSAAGELLRALAAPVRIAIVLQLREADRCVHELVEALGVAQPLISQHLRVLKAAGVVHGERHGREVVYRLVDEHLAHIVVDAVTHVDEGPRGINEADRTTRTEEM, translated from the coding sequence GTGACGGTCGGGGTCAGGGGCGAGCACGTCCACTCGGCTGAGCGCGTCGTGCCCGAGCCCGCGCCACCCAAACCGGCGCGCACCCTGTCCGCCGCGGGCGAGCTGCTCAGGGCGCTCGCCGCGCCGGTGCGGATCGCCATCGTGCTCCAGCTTCGCGAGGCGGACCGGTGCGTGCACGAACTGGTCGAGGCGCTGGGGGTGGCGCAGCCGCTGATCAGCCAACACCTGCGCGTGCTCAAGGCCGCGGGCGTGGTGCACGGCGAGCGGCACGGCCGCGAGGTCGTCTACCGGCTCGTCGACGAGCACCTCGCGCACATCGTGGTCGACGCGGTGACCCACGTCGACGAAGGTCCGCGTGGTATCAACGAGGCCGACCGGACCACCCGGACGGAGGAGATGTGA
- a CDS encoding YdcF family protein produces the protein MTFLPRLRRLVTRLVLGALVIGLLVVGGTAFRVWQVAREDDRTHADMAVVLGAAQYNGVPSEVLEARLQHAKRLYDQGVVEYIATTGGRQPGDNFTEGEAGRIWLEENDVPTDRILEVGEGNDTLGSIRAVAAAARAKSLRTAVIVSDPWHSLRARTMAEDEGLSAWTSPTRSGPNVQTRQTQLFYIRRETGGLLYYHLMKAPAGAFDGILL, from the coding sequence GTGACGTTCCTGCCGAGGCTCCGCCGGCTCGTGACGCGCCTCGTGCTCGGCGCTCTCGTCATCGGCCTGCTCGTCGTCGGCGGCACGGCTTTCCGCGTCTGGCAGGTTGCCCGCGAGGACGACCGCACGCACGCGGACATGGCCGTGGTGCTCGGCGCCGCCCAGTACAACGGCGTGCCCTCCGAGGTGCTCGAAGCGCGGTTGCAGCACGCGAAGCGCCTCTACGACCAGGGCGTGGTCGAGTACATCGCCACCACCGGTGGCAGGCAGCCCGGCGACAACTTCACCGAGGGCGAGGCCGGCCGCATCTGGCTGGAGGAGAACGACGTCCCCACCGACCGCATCCTGGAGGTCGGCGAGGGCAACGACACCCTGGGCAGCATCCGGGCCGTGGCCGCCGCCGCCCGCGCGAAGTCGTTGCGCACCGCGGTGATCGTCAGCGACCCGTGGCACTCGCTGCGGGCGCGCACGATGGCCGAGGACGAGGGCCTGTCGGCCTGGACGTCGCCGACGCGCAGCGGGCCGAACGTGCAGACGCGGCAGACGCAGCTGTTCTACATCCGGCGCGAGACCGGCGGGCTGCTGTACTACCACCTGATGAAGGCGCCGGCCGGGGCGTTCGACGGCATCCTGCTCTGA